TGATTATTGGTCCTGGTGGTAAAAATATTAAACAGATTACAACTGTTACTGGTGCAGCTATTGATATTAATGATAGTGGAAAAATTTCAATTTTTGCTCCTACATCTGAAGCAATGGAACAAGCAAAACAGATGATTTTATATTATGATCAACGTCCAGAATTAGGTAAAAACTATAAGGGGAAAGTTCGTAAAATTTTAGAAATAGGTGCTATTTTAGAAATTATGCCTAATGTGGAAGCATTTGTTCATATTTCCCAACTTGCTGTTGAGCATATTGCACAGGTGACTGATGTTGTACAGCTAGGTGAAGATATGATAATTAAAGTTATTGAAATTACAGGTGATAGAGTCCGTGCAAGTCGTAAAGCAGTATTACTAGAAGAAGAAGGTATAACTTGGACTCCTGAAGAGAGTAGTCGTTTTTCTAAAGGAAATCGTAATGGTGATCGTAGTCGTCACAACAATAGAGAACGTACACGTCGGACATAACTTTTATTAAGAATAACTACTAGGTTATATAGGCTGATTGATTCTTCTTACTAAAGAAAAATCAATCAGTTTTGATTATACTATATTATTAAAAGTAGTAAATTTTTAACTTAGGTTATTTTGATAATATATTATGAAGTGCTTGATTAACAAGTGCTGGATTAGCTTGTCCCTGCATTTTTTTCATAACTTGTCCAATAAAAAAACTTAATAATTTTGTTTTTCCATTTTTATATGCGGCTACTTCAGTAGGATTTTCAGCAAGAACTTCAACTACAATTGTATCAATAGTCTTTGTATCAGAAATTTGTGTTAAGCCATGTTTTATTACGTAATCTTTAGGCATTAATTGTTTGCTAAATAAATCTTCAAAGATATCATGAGCAATTTTGATACTAATAAGATTTTCATCAATAATAGCTGCAAGTTCAGCAATTGCTTCAGGCTTCATTGTACATTGTTGGATTGTTATATTATGCTCATTAAGCATATGTAATAGTAATATTTTAATAAGGTTAGCAATTTTTTTAGGTTTTGGGTATAATTTAACTGCTTTTTCAAAAAAGTCAGCAAGTTCTCGACTTGATGTAAGTATTTCTGCATCCTGATGAGCTAAACCCCATTCTATTACAAATCGTTTTTGTCGACTATCCGATAATTCTGGGATTTCACCTTTCCATTTTTCTATTTCCTGAATAGTAACATAAATAGGTACTAAGTCAGGATCAGGAAAATATCTGTAATCATGGGCTGTTTCTTTATCTCTCATAGGGGTAGTGATATCTTTATCACTATTATAAAGACGAGTTTCTTGTATTATTGTTTTACCATCTTCTAATATATCTTGCTGACGATTGATTTCAAATTCAAGAGCTCGTTGAACATTTCGGAATGAATTTAAGTTTTTGATTTCAGTTCGAGTCCCTAGATGTTTAGAATTATATGGTCGTAAAGAAATATTTGCATCACATCGAAAGTTGCCTTCTTCCATATTTCCATCACTGATACCAAGATATGTTACAATTGCATGTAAGCTTTTTAAATAAGCAACAGCTTCAGAAGGAGTATTTATATCCGGCTTACTAACAATTTCAATAAGAGGTACTCCTGCTCTATTAAGATCTATAAAACTTTTATTTTCATGAGGAGAGTGAATACTCTTTCCAGCATCATTTTCTAGATGAATTTGGTGGATCCCTATTCTTTTATTGTTATTTTTTATAGTCAGATCAAGATATCCTGAAGTACAGAGAGCATGGGTACCCTGAGATATTTGATATCCGTTTGGTAGGTCAGGATAAAAGTAGTTTTTTCGAGAAAAAAAAGAGTGAGTATTAATTGTACAATGCAATGCAAGTCCAGCTTTAACTGCGTATTCAACAGCTAGTTTATTTAGGGATGGTAATGCACCAGGCATACCTGCGCAGATTTCACATATATTAGTATTTGGTGGAGTTCCAAATGTTGTAGGGCAAGAGCAGAAGAGTTTAGACTTTGTTCCAAGCTGAACATGTACTTCTAGCCCAATGACGGCTTCAAAGTGACTCATGTATAGATTTCTCCCTTATTAGGATGTTAGTGAATACAGTTGTGGGTTAAGAGAAGGATTGTTATACATCTTATATTGGAAATAAAGTTTAGGTTTTCGGATTCCTTGGTGGAATTCGTTTACTAGGTTTAGGATAGCATTATTAAGATCAATATGTTGTTCTTTTAGTACATGTAATTTTTGTTTACAATTTTCAATATGTTCAATAGTAACGTCGCTACGTTCGACCTGTTCATTCATATGCCATATCTTTAGGCTTAAAATAGAAGAGCGATCAATAGCCATTCCTAATGACTCAGTATTTGTATGTACATTGTTAGTATTAGTAGGTAGTAATGGTTGAATAAGGTTAAGAAAAGCTATATCAATTTGTTCCATAAAATCGTTTCGTTGTTGGTTTAATTGATCAATAGATCGTTTACATTCTGCAATCAGTATAGGTTCTATATCACGCCGACGTGCAATATCTTCTTCATGCCAGATTTTAAAATTAAATAGATGTTGAATAACAACAAGTTCTTTAAAAATAGATGGAGTATAGACAGTTTTTAGTTTGGGTGGCTCAATTTCAGGTAGTTCTTCATGCCAAAGCATAGTTTTTTGTGTTTGTAGTTCAAAACATTCTATAAGCATAGTTATACAATCGTGTATATTCATCAGAAAAATATCCTTAGAAAGTTTGTTATTATAACGATTGGAAAGTTATATTTGTTTTTTTGTTGAAAAGACTTTTAGTTGTTTGACCTATAGCTTAATTTTGTTATATTAATCTGATATTACTAACATTTAGTTTACACAATATAAAAATTATATGTTTTATTAAATAGTAAAATAAGTTTTTTATTTTTTATAGTTAAGAGTAATTTCAATCCGTTATAGTTTGAACGGTAATAGAATTGTTATTAATCCACTTGACTATATTTGTTTTTAACGAAAAATTACATAATTATCCAGTATGTTACTCGTATAAACTAATGGGAACAGGAACATACAAAAGATTGAAGATGGCTCATTAATGCATAGTGGCCCTATGTATTTATTTCTATTTATAACTATAGAGTAGAGGAGGCAGAATATACTGGTATAATTTAGTATAGTTAATTACCATTTATTTTTTAACTTTTTTATGTATATAAAAAAAGTTAGTTATTTTGATAGATAATAAATGAAATACAAAAGCAAAAAGTAAAGAATGCTATATTAATATTAAGAAACATTTTTTTATTTAACGATAAGAGATAATAATAAATACAATAACTATACTTAGTATAAGTTTCGTTAGGTTATTGATATCTATAAGTTAAAATCTGTGGAAGATAAAAGACCTTTTTTTTGTAGGTGTTGTAAATAGCTATAGTTGGCTGTAGTGTATATAAGAAGCCCACTTTTTATTCCTTGAATTCCAACACTATCATTGGGTTTAAGTACAAAACCTTCTTGTCCATCGACTGTAAGGAATGGTTCAATAGCATGAGGTGAAGGTGTAAGCGTAATTGTTGTTGATAGAGGTAAAACTAGCGGAGGTGTACTTCTGAAGAGTGTCGATACAGAGGTCAGTGTAAGTGCTTGCACATCAGGATGAACTAATGGTCCATGAGCAGAAATTGTATAACCAGAGGTCCCAAGAGGAGTAGAAACAAGAATACCATCAGAGCGAATCACTCCAATATGATGTTTATTAATAGAAACATCAACAGCAAGAACTCGTGCAAGAGCTCCACGTCCTACTACAACATCATTTATAGCAAAACCATTTTTTATAACTTGATTATGACGAATTATTGACCAGGAAAGGACTATTTTTTTTTGAAGAACAAGCTTATGAGAATAAAGTTGTTCAAGCATTTGTGGCCAGTTTTCAGGATGAATTTCTACAAGAAAACCAACTTGTCCAAAGTTAATACCTAAAACAGGTATTTGTTTTTCAATAAGGTTACGGGAAATACTAAGGAAAGTTCCATCTCCCCCAAGTATAATAGCTACTTGTGTATGAACAAGTGATTGTTTTAATTGTGACTCAGGAATATCAGATGAAAAGAGATTTGAGGTTACATTCTTATTATAAAACCAATGTTGGATATCATGTGCTGTTTTTTCTGCTTGAGGATTTCCTACTTTATATACAATAAGGGCATGTTTAAGCGTTTTCATATTAAATGTTGTTAATAATATTTTTTAGTGTGAATAATTAGTTTTTATAGTTAAGTTAAAATCATTTGTTATTAGTATAATCTTTTTATTATGCTTTATCATTAAAGATATATGTTATCTTAGTTAAGATAACAAGCTATAATAAAGAATAACACAGAGTTATAGTTGTCACCATGAGATGATCAACTTATTCTTAGCTGAAATAAAAAAAATTAGAAAGCTATTTATTTTATGTGAAAAGGAGTAGTCCTAGTTTCATGAATAAAGCATTTCAACTTATTACTTCCCATTTAGAAACAGGAATAAAATTACGTTCTGAATTTTTTACTGCTCATGCCAGTACAATAGTTGAGATGGCTCGACAAATTGCTTCATCAGTAGCATGTGGGGGTAAAATTATTATAGCTGGTAATGGTGGTAGCGCTGCAGATGCTCAACACTGGGCAGGAGAATTTGTTAATCGCTTTCTTTTAGATCGTCCTCCATTACCAGCTATTGCATTGACTACAGATTCTTCTATTTTGACTGCTATTGGTAATGATTTTGGATTTCATCTCATCTTTGCAAAGCAACTTCAGGCAATTGGTCAACAAGGGGATGTTTTTTTAGGTATTTCTACATCTGGTAATAGTGTAAATCTTATTGAAGCACTGCATGTAGCTCGTAAACAACGTATTACCACAGTTGGATTAACTGGCAAGGGAGGAGGAGGGATGGCACCTTTGTGTGATTTTTTGATTGATGTCCCTCATCAATCAACCCCTTTAGTTCAGGAGGTACATGCAACTATTGGACATATGCTATGTATGTTAATAGATTATTTCCTTTTTGAGAACGTTTCAGCTATTCAACCATTATTAAACGATCCAGCACCACATGAAAACAATGAATAATATTTTTTTATGAACAGTAGGAGATATTTCATATAAATATACTTAGTAAGTATGATATGTAAAAAGAAGTAGAAAAGTTAATTCAGTAACTATAAGAACTAATATAAATTTCAGTATAACTAGTGTATAAAAGTAGTAAGTTTAATATAAACTATTTTAGATAGGAAATAGCTGTGTATTAGTAAACTAACAACACTCTTATAAAGATTAATTATTAAGATTAATTAGCATCTACAGAGTAGTTTATATTTAAATAATGTGACTATTAAGGTATTAAATATAATATTATGCTATGGGAGTAACATAATAGTTGCTATTAATACTTTAATAGTTAGGAATAAAAATGAAAAAGATCACTATTGCTACAAGAGGAAGTAAATTAGCTTTTTGGCAGGCTAACTACATTAAAGATCAATTACAAAAAATGTATTCTTATCTTGAAGTAGATTTAATGGTTATTAAAACAAAAGGTGATCATATTCTTGATGTTCCACTGGCAAAAGTTGGAGGAAAAGGTCTTTTTGTTAAAGAAATTGAAGAGGCTCTTTTATCTGGAGAGGCTGATTGTGCAGTTCATAGTATGAAAGATGTCCCTATGGAGTTACCTTTTGAACTTTGTTTAGCTGCTATTACAGAACGCGAAGATCCTACAGATATGTTTCTTTCTATAAAGTATAGTGGTGTTAAAAGTCTACCTGAAAATGCATTAGTGGGGACAAGTAGTCTGCGAAGGCAAGCACAACTTTTAGCATTACGGCCAGATCTTCAAATTATACCATTAAGAGGTAACATTGATACTAGACTACGGAAACTTATGGCAGAAGAGTTTGATGCAATTATTATGGCAACTGCAGGAATAAAACGTTTAGGCCTTATAGCACCATATATGTCCTCATTGCCTTGTAGTGTTATGCTTCCTGCTGTTGGTCAGGGAGCCCTTGGGATAGAAGTTCAAAAAGAAAGACAAGATGTATTGGAGCTATTTTCTTTTTTAAATCATAAAGAGACATATCATTGTATTCAAGCTGAGAGAGACTTTTTAGCAGGCCTTGATGGTGGATGTCAGGTTCCTATTGCAGGTTATGCTACTATTTGTAAACAAGAAACTATCTGCTTAGAAGGTTTAGTTGCTAAGAGTGATGGTTCTGTTATGATCCGTAACCGGTTAGAAAGATCAGTAAGTGATGCATATGATATTGGTATGACATTATCAAAAATACTTCTTGCTGAAGGTGCGGATGATATTCTTGCATCAATGCATACTATCCTGTAACTTCTAATAGTTATGACATACCAGCATAGTTGATAATCTTAGTTTTTTTAACAGTTAGAATTTTTTAATACGTTTTTGGAGTACCATGTGGCTAAAGTTTTACCATTACCTGTATCTCGTCTTTGTGCAAGACTCTCGCCTGACCGAATCCCATGGGAAGTAAGTAGTGAAATTCCTAAAAATGTATCTCACCGTCTATCTCTTCAGCCTCGTGTGCATAAAGCATTAGAGCGTGCACTTGCTATAACGATTTCAGGTTATAATATATATCTTTCGGGAGAAGCACTGCTTGGCCGGTCATATCTATTAAAGGAATTTTTAGTCCCACGTGCTAAAAAAATGCAGACACCACCAGATTTACTTTTTGTACATAATTTTAATGAAGTAGACAAACCATGTTTACTCACTGTTCCTTCTGGACAAGGGAAAAAGATACAAACAGGATTAACAAAGGTTTTGTCTGAAATTCGTAAACAAGTTCCTTTGTGGCTTGAAAATGAAGAATATATTAAGAAGCATAATACAATAAAAGATAAGTTCCAAAGTAGCCGTAATAAACTTCTTAAAGAAATGCGAGGAGTGGCTAATAAACAAGAGTTTAATGTAGATCTTGATGAACATGGTGGATTAACATTATATCCGCTAGTTGAAGGAAAACGTTTAAGTGAAGATGAGTTTAATCGATTAGACGTTAATCTTAGGCAATCATTAAAGCAAAAAGGAGATAACTTATTAAGTTCAATGTCAAGTATGGTACGAAAATTAAGAAATGCAGAAAAAACATTCCAATCTGCAGAAAAAAATCTTGATCAAGAAGTAATTACAAATCTTCTTGATAAACTTTTTGTACCTTTTGTTGAAGAAGTATTACGACATTGTCCTGATAACAAATCACTAAAGAATTATTTTAATGAATTACAGAAAGATATTTTTGAGCACCCAGAGTCCTTCATCACACGTGATAATGCTTCTATAGCATTACATCAGCAACATGATGTTAGTCAGTTATGTCCTACAGAAACAGAGCAATATAGGTATTATATTAATATTTTTGTAGATAATAGTAATACAAAAGGGGCACCTATTGTTTTTGAAGATCATCCTACTGCTACACATTTGTTAGGTTGTATAGAAAGAGAAGCTGAAATGGGTGCATTAATAACTGATTTTACACTTATAAAGTCAGGGTCGTTGCATAAAGCTAATGGAGGTTTTCTTATATTACATCTTGATGATATATTACAACATCCTTTAGCATGGGAAGGATTATTGCTTGCATTGCGTTCAGGTGTTTCAACATTAGAAGATTTTGGAGAGACAACAGATGGAACTATACGTACAAAAGGGATTGAACCAGAATCTATCCCCTTAGATGTAAAAGTTATTCTTGTTGGAAATGAGGATTTTTATGAAAGATTATTGGAGCATGATGATCGTTTTAGTAAGCTTTTTAAAATTAAAGCTCAATTAACTACTACAACTGAAAGAACAGCTAAAGGAATCCGAAGTTGGCTGTTCCAATTATCTAAAATTATAGATGATACAATGCTATTACCTTTTGATGCTGAATCCCTTGCAGGACTTGTAGATTATAGTTCAAGAGAATGTGAGGATCAGAAAAAGCTTTCTTTACGTTTTCCTTTAATACGAGATGTAATGATTGAAGCATCTGCTATTGCAAATATGGCAGGCAATGAGCTTGTGCAAAAAATTCACTTAGATGAAGCTATTGCTTCTAGGCTGAATAGAGTCAACTTAGTAGAAGAACTCTTTATTGAAGAATATGATCGTGATCTTATAAAAGTTATGACAACAGGATGGAGTGTTGGTAGGGTTAATGGGTTGTCTGTATCTTGGTATGGTGATTTTGAGTTTGGATTACCACATCAAATTTCTTGTACAGTTGGTGTCGGTCATGGAGGAATTATTGATCTTGAACGTGAATCAGAGTTGGGTGGTCCTATCCATACAAAAGCTATGCTTATTTTGAAGAGCTATTTAGTTGATCAATTTGCAAAGAAAAAACCTCTTGTACTTACAGGTAGCCTTTGTTTTGAACAAAATTATGCTGGAGTTGAAGGTGATTCTGCTTCTGGTGCAGAACTTGCTGCATTACTTTCAGCTGTATCAGGTGTTCCTTTGAAATTATCTCTTGCCTTTACAGGTGCAGTTAATCAATCAGGACAAATTATGGCTGTAGGCGGGGTTAATAGAAAAATAGAAGGTTTTTTTGAAATATGTTCACGTAGAGGGCTTACAGGAGAGCAAGGTGTAATTATTCCTTATGATAATATTGATCATCTAATGTTAAATCCTAAAGTCATTGAGGCAGTCAAAGACAAAAAGTTTGCTATTTATCCAGTAAAACATATTACAGAAGCATTAGAACTTTTAACAGATATGCCTTCAGGCCGTCCTTTAAAAAAAGGAGGTTTTTCTCCAAACTCGTTATATGATAAAGTTGATAGCAGATTACAAGAGTTAGGTCATCTAGCTGAGCATGCATTCAGTAAAACTTATAGAAAAAAAACTAGGAAATAATAATCAGATAGTTATAACTACTAGTTAGGAACTATAACTTGTTTTACTT
The sequence above is drawn from the Lawsonia intracellularis PHE/MN1-00 genome and encodes:
- a CDS encoding DUF4254 domain-containing protein, whose amino-acid sequence is MNIHDCITMLIECFELQTQKTMLWHEELPEIEPPKLKTVYTPSIFKELVVIQHLFNFKIWHEEDIARRRDIEPILIAECKRSIDQLNQQRNDFMEQIDIAFLNLIQPLLPTNTNNVHTNTESLGMAIDRSSILSLKIWHMNEQVERSDVTIEHIENCKQKLHVLKEQHIDLNNAILNLVNEFHQGIRKPKLYFQYKMYNNPSLNPQLYSLTS
- a CDS encoding NAD(+)/NADH kinase encodes the protein MKTLKHALIVYKVGNPQAEKTAHDIQHWFYNKNVTSNLFSSDIPESQLKQSLVHTQVAIILGGDGTFLSISRNLIEKQIPVLGINFGQVGFLVEIHPENWPQMLEQLYSHKLVLQKKIVLSWSIIRHNQVIKNGFAINDVVVGRGALARVLAVDVSINKHHIGVIRSDGILVSTPLGTSGYTISAHGPLVHPDVQALTLTSVSTLFRSTPPLVLPLSTTITLTPSPHAIEPFLTVDGQEGFVLKPNDSVGIQGIKSGLLIYTTANYSYLQHLQKKGLLSSTDFNL
- a CDS encoding ATP-binding protein, with protein sequence MAKVLPLPVSRLCARLSPDRIPWEVSSEIPKNVSHRLSLQPRVHKALERALAITISGYNIYLSGEALLGRSYLLKEFLVPRAKKMQTPPDLLFVHNFNEVDKPCLLTVPSGQGKKIQTGLTKVLSEIRKQVPLWLENEEYIKKHNTIKDKFQSSRNKLLKEMRGVANKQEFNVDLDEHGGLTLYPLVEGKRLSEDEFNRLDVNLRQSLKQKGDNLLSSMSSMVRKLRNAEKTFQSAEKNLDQEVITNLLDKLFVPFVEEVLRHCPDNKSLKNYFNELQKDIFEHPESFITRDNASIALHQQHDVSQLCPTETEQYRYYINIFVDNSNTKGAPIVFEDHPTATHLLGCIEREAEMGALITDFTLIKSGSLHKANGGFLILHLDDILQHPLAWEGLLLALRSGVSTLEDFGETTDGTIRTKGIEPESIPLDVKVILVGNEDFYERLLEHDDRFSKLFKIKAQLTTTTERTAKGIRSWLFQLSKIIDDTMLLPFDAESLAGLVDYSSRECEDQKKLSLRFPLIRDVMIEASAIANMAGNELVQKIHLDEAIASRLNRVNLVEELFIEEYDRDLIKVMTTGWSVGRVNGLSVSWYGDFEFGLPHQISCTVGVGHGGIIDLERESELGGPIHTKAMLILKSYLVDQFAKKKPLVLTGSLCFEQNYAGVEGDSASGAELAALLSAVSGVPLKLSLAFTGAVNQSGQIMAVGGVNRKIEGFFEICSRRGLTGEQGVIIPYDNIDHLMLNPKVIEAVKDKKFAIYPVKHITEALELLTDMPSGRPLKKGGFSPNSLYDKVDSRLQELGHLAEHAFSKTYRKKTRK
- the hemC gene encoding hydroxymethylbilane synthase; amino-acid sequence: MKKITIATRGSKLAFWQANYIKDQLQKMYSYLEVDLMVIKTKGDHILDVPLAKVGGKGLFVKEIEEALLSGEADCAVHSMKDVPMELPFELCLAAITEREDPTDMFLSIKYSGVKSLPENALVGTSSLRRQAQLLALRPDLQIIPLRGNIDTRLRKLMAEEFDAIIMATAGIKRLGLIAPYMSSLPCSVMLPAVGQGALGIEVQKERQDVLELFSFLNHKETYHCIQAERDFLAGLDGGCQVPIAGYATICKQETICLEGLVAKSDGSVMIRNRLERSVSDAYDIGMTLSKILLAEGADDILASMHTIL
- a CDS encoding D-sedoheptulose 7-phosphate isomerase → MNKAFQLITSHLETGIKLRSEFFTAHASTIVEMARQIASSVACGGKIIIAGNGGSAADAQHWAGEFVNRFLLDRPPLPAIALTTDSSILTAIGNDFGFHLIFAKQLQAIGQQGDVFLGISTSGNSVNLIEALHVARKQRITTVGLTGKGGGGMAPLCDFLIDVPHQSTPLVQEVHATIGHMLCMLIDYFLFENVSAIQPLLNDPAPHENNE
- the gatB gene encoding Asp-tRNA(Asn)/Glu-tRNA(Gln) amidotransferase subunit GatB is translated as MSHFEAVIGLEVHVQLGTKSKLFCSCPTTFGTPPNTNICEICAGMPGALPSLNKLAVEYAVKAGLALHCTINTHSFFSRKNYFYPDLPNGYQISQGTHALCTSGYLDLTIKNNNKRIGIHQIHLENDAGKSIHSPHENKSFIDLNRAGVPLIEIVSKPDINTPSEAVAYLKSLHAIVTYLGISDGNMEEGNFRCDANISLRPYNSKHLGTRTEIKNLNSFRNVQRALEFEINRQQDILEDGKTIIQETRLYNSDKDITTPMRDKETAHDYRYFPDPDLVPIYVTIQEIEKWKGEIPELSDSRQKRFVIEWGLAHQDAEILTSSRELADFFEKAVKLYPKPKKIANLIKILLLHMLNEHNITIQQCTMKPEAIAELAAIIDENLISIKIAHDIFEDLFSKQLMPKDYVIKHGLTQISDTKTIDTIVVEVLAENPTEVAAYKNGKTKLLSFFIGQVMKKMQGQANPALVNQALHNILSK